The sequence below is a genomic window from Uranotaenia lowii strain MFRU-FL chromosome 2, ASM2978415v1, whole genome shotgun sequence.
CAATGATATTTAAGATTACATAGTGTTGACGTAGTGTACACAAACTTTTGACGATCCGGTACAAAATAACACAAGcgggtttaaaattaaatatctatATTTTTATAGAACACATTTTAAGCAAACTTTGAAGTTTTCACCATTGATGTCCGATGATAGTTTAAAGTGTCTCAAATTCCTTTTCATGCTTCACTCGGTCTTTGGTTATATCCGCTATGGTATTGCAGCCTGCCAGCAGCATAACGAAGTCCAACTCCTTTCGTAAGATGTCCAGAACATTCTCCACACCTTGCTGTCCATCAACGGCCAGACCCCAGAGAGTTGGTTTCCCAAACATCACCATATCAGCCCCAAGTGCTAGCGCCTTGAACACATCTGTTCCTGCCGTTACTCCCCCGTCGAAAATAACTATAGTAGAGTCCCTCACAGCAGCCGCAATTTCCGGAAGGGCTTCAATCTAAATGAAGATTTGGTTTGTGATTTTAAGCAATTGATTATGTTTTATGTTGAGTGTATACGATTGTTAACGTTTTAAAGAACTTACTGTTGATGGAACAGAATCTAACTGACGACCTCCATGGTTTGAGACCCAAATCCCATGAACACCGGCCTCGACTGCAGCCATGGCGTCGGCCTTGGTAAGAATACCTTTAGCGATCACAGGTAATTTGGTAAACTTGACCAATCGTTTCACATCGCTCCATGAGAGATTTTGATCCAGGAGCTCTTCATTAATGTACTGTTCTGTAATCCTCGTACCATTGAATGAACTTTCGAGATGAGCGAGCCTGAAATGATATAGATGTaatattattgaaaatctttgagggctctaaaaaatattcacttcaaATGAGGTGGCAACGAAAAATGTTCTCTGAGACTGGCTCTCCGCAACCCCAACGTTGGAGCATCCACAGTTAGAGCGATAGCTTGGTAACCGGCTTTTTCCGCACGACGCACTAGCTTTTCCGTTATTTTTCGATCTTTGAAAATGTACAGCTGAAACCATTTGGGCACTTTAGGGGTCGCCTCGGAAACTTCCTCCAGAGAGCTGGTAGAAAGAGTACTTAACGCAAAAAGAGTGTTCCGGCTTGCTGCAGCTTTGGCACTAGCAACTTCTCCATCCGGATGAGCCATCCGTTGCATCGCTGTCGGAGAAATCCCTATCGGCATCGAGTACTGTTGCCCGAATAATTTGACGGTCATGTCCCTTTTGGAGTGGCTCTGGAGAACTCGAGGGAGAATACGGATATTGTTGAAACTTTTCCGGTTAAGGCCCAATGTCACCTCATCGGTTGCCCCCCTCTGGTAGTAGTTGAGAGCATTCCTGGGAACAATCTTCCGAGCTTCCTCTTCATAATCCAGAATTGATACTAAAGTTGAAGTCATTCTGAAGTATGTTTGTTTAACTGTTTGattagtttattttgaaaatgcaacCAATGAGCATTTTTTGCACCCCATGTAGCACCTGAGAAGACTGATTAATGAATAAgcctaacagaaaaaaatgaagactGCATGCATCGTGGACGATGCCCTAGGTCATGGTTGATTGCATTTGGAGGTAAGATAATTGATATCCAGTTGAAGTTAGTCGACTATTTTGCGAGGCGCTAAAAATGGATGGAGGTTTTTGTAAGCAATGTTAAAAGAAGGAAATAAGTTGTAGAAACTGTATAAAACGTGGAATTTGAgagcatttttttctaaatgaaacATCAGACGATCAGATTTCCTGACATATACAATGATTgatagaatttttgattttccttttgcataaagtt
It includes:
- the LOC129742924 gene encoding 2-Hydroxyacid oxidase 1-like, which gives rise to MTSTLVSILDYEEEARKIVPRNALNYYQRGATDEVTLGLNRKSFNNIRILPRVLQSHSKRDMTVKLFGQQYSMPIGISPTAMQRMAHPDGEVASAKAAASRNTLFALSTLSTSSLEEVSEATPKVPKWFQLYIFKDRKITEKLVRRAEKAGYQAIALTVDAPTLGLRRASLREHFSLPPHLKLAHLESSFNGTRITEQYINEELLDQNLSWSDVKRLVKFTKLPVIAKGILTKADAMAAVEAGVHGIWVSNHGGRQLDSVPSTIEALPEIAAAVRDSTIVIFDGGVTAGTDVFKALALGADMVMFGKPTLWGLAVDGQQGVENVLDILRKELDFVMLLAGCNTIADITKDRVKHEKEFETL